In one Leptospira fletcheri genomic region, the following are encoded:
- the rpsD gene encoding 30S ribosomal protein S4 encodes MARYRGPVVKLMRREGLNLFLKSSYTFNRDKFHKKGPPGMPPKRKPKVSEYGAQLREKQKLKRAYGLLEKQFRRYYEEASHAHGVTGEILLQLLERRLDNVVYRLGFAVTRRQARNFISHQHILVNGERVDIPSYRLNAGDKVEIRPKFHKSGFITQNIQLAQSLNAIPSWLSADFIKFSGDVLSLPERHHVDIPVKEQVIVELYSK; translated from the coding sequence ATGGCAAGATATAGAGGTCCGGTCGTAAAACTGATGAGGAGAGAGGGGCTCAACCTCTTCCTCAAATCTAGCTATACTTTCAATCGGGACAAGTTCCATAAAAAGGGACCCCCGGGTATGCCGCCGAAAAGGAAGCCGAAAGTTTCCGAATACGGTGCGCAGTTGAGAGAAAAGCAAAAGCTGAAACGTGCTTACGGTTTGTTGGAAAAGCAGTTCCGTCGTTATTATGAAGAAGCGTCGCACGCTCACGGAGTCACGGGCGAAATCCTTTTGCAACTTCTGGAAAGAAGATTGGATAACGTCGTTTATCGTTTAGGATTTGCCGTAACGAGACGTCAGGCGCGGAATTTCATCTCCCACCAGCACATTCTTGTAAACGGAGAAAGAGTAGATATTCCCTCCTATAGATTGAACGCAGGGGATAAAGTGGAGATTCGTCCGAAATTCCATAAGTCCGGCTTTATCACGCAAAACATCCAGTTGGCTCAGTCTTTGAATGCGATTCCTTCTTGGTTGTCAGCCGACTTTATCAAGTTTTCGGGGGATGTTCTTTCCCTACCGGAGCGCCACCATGTGGATATTCCGGTGAAAGAACAGGTGATCGTGGAGTTGTACTCCAAGTAA
- a CDS encoding DNA-directed RNA polymerase subunit alpha: MSLKSLLKGFKRPKKIEFTTEANTPNYGKFVAEPFERGFATTIGNSLRRTLMSSIEGAAISAIRIEGVNHEFSYIEGVAEDVTRIILNLKQVRIKYEPEDKDQSKVIHLELKGAGYFRAGDLAVDSSIEIMNPDLHIATLNEDANLVLDLEIQRGRGYVPAEDKKKDIEVLGTIPIDSIFSPVQKVIFEISETRVAQRSDYEKLTLEVWTDGSISPEDAVAQAAKILKEHLTVFINFEEELEEEEDELDEADEKLKASLSKHVEELELSVRSLNVLRSLEIDFVGDLVKRSEEEMSKSKHYSEQALGELKSKLAGLGLSFGMRDF; encoded by the coding sequence TTGTCTCTTAAAAGCTTACTCAAAGGATTTAAACGTCCTAAAAAGATCGAATTCACTACGGAAGCGAATACCCCGAATTACGGAAAGTTCGTCGCGGAGCCGTTTGAACGCGGGTTTGCGACTACGATCGGAAACTCTCTCCGTCGGACTCTCATGTCCTCGATCGAGGGTGCGGCGATTTCCGCCATCCGGATCGAAGGCGTCAATCATGAGTTCTCATACATCGAAGGAGTGGCTGAGGACGTAACCCGTATTATATTGAACCTAAAACAGGTTCGAATCAAATACGAGCCGGAAGACAAGGACCAGAGCAAGGTCATCCATCTTGAGCTGAAAGGCGCCGGATATTTTAGGGCCGGAGATCTGGCGGTGGATTCCTCCATCGAGATCATGAACCCTGATCTCCATATCGCCACTCTGAACGAGGATGCGAATCTTGTCTTAGATCTGGAGATTCAACGCGGTCGCGGTTATGTTCCTGCGGAAGACAAGAAGAAGGATATCGAAGTTCTCGGAACGATCCCGATAGACTCCATTTTTTCTCCCGTTCAAAAAGTGATTTTCGAAATCTCCGAGACTCGTGTCGCTCAAAGATCCGACTACGAAAAACTTACCCTGGAAGTTTGGACCGATGGATCCATTTCTCCGGAAGATGCAGTCGCGCAAGCTGCTAAGATTTTGAAGGAGCATTTGACCGTCTTCATCAATTTCGAAGAGGAACTCGAGGAAGAAGAGGACGAACTGGACGAAGCGGACGAGAAACTCAAGGCTTCCTTGTCCAAGCACGTAGAGGAACTGGAGCTTTCGGTCCGATCTCTTAATGTGCTTCGCAGCTTAGAAATCGATTTTGTAGGTGATCTTGTCAAAAGATCCGAAGAAGAGATGTCAAAATCCAAACACTATAGCGAACAAGCGTTGGGCGAGCTAAAGTCCAAACTCGCCGGTTTGGGTTTGTCTTTCGGAATGAGGGATTTCTGA
- the rplQ gene encoding 50S ribosomal protein L17 — MNKRNKVKHLNREKGHRDALINNMITSLFKYERIESTQAKLKVVRSHAEKIITRAKKNLGDVAPEVKLHNRREVLKRVKDRNIVIKLFEDIAVRYANTNGGYTRILKLVNRPSDNSEVGILELTNRKDRPTLLKEIREKREVVADEKKAKAAKEAPAKKEKAPKKAPAEKKKSAAPKKTAAKPKKK; from the coding sequence ATGAATAAAAGAAATAAAGTAAAGCACCTGAACCGGGAAAAAGGTCACAGGGACGCTTTGATTAACAATATGATTACGAGCCTTTTTAAATATGAAAGGATCGAGTCGACCCAGGCAAAGTTGAAAGTGGTACGTTCCCATGCGGAAAAGATCATCACCCGAGCCAAAAAGAACTTGGGAGATGTCGCTCCTGAAGTGAAGCTTCATAATAGAAGAGAAGTTTTAAAAAGGGTCAAAGATCGTAATATCGTGATCAAATTATTCGAAGATATCGCCGTTCGCTATGCGAATACGAATGGAGGATATACTCGGATTCTGAAACTCGTGAATCGTCCTTCGGACAATTCTGAAGTAGGGATTCTAGAACTTACCAACCGTAAAGATCGGCCGACTCTTCTGAAGGAAATCCGCGAAAAACGAGAAGTCGTTGCGGATGAGAAGAAGGCAAAAGCGGCGAAGGAAGCACCTGCAAAAAAAGAGAAGGCTCCTAAAAAAGCGCCTGCTGAAAAAAAGAAGAGCGCCGCTCCGAAAAAGACCGCCGCAAAACCAAAGAAAAAATAA
- a CDS encoding PP2C family protein-serine/threonine phosphatase, with translation MEDRKELLTVKIAASGPITINRIRFGLVILFLGSLAASWAQSSLLQNISYLLGTMTLAGFAVWNLLSLRRQGSIPSHIGKASVTADAVILGITMFVASWTDKDMSSGVIRQLVLYAINMIFIVYSGLLLSPNLVIWIGAICASCQAIVILNSGLMGVEFTEDPIKVLSPGYASISEQSLKLVFLAVVAYITRSVIVIFRLIGAVEEEYANTLEEKVKERTKEVTGKMDEIQALKVQQDGDYYLTSLLSKPLTTNWNTSIDVTTAFYIEQKKKFVFKNRESELGGDICITGNLLFGPEKDKWIAFLNGDAMGKSMQGAGGAIVLGTAMNNIMARSASHGRILEMSPEDWLRQSHRELDDIFRTFDGMMMASVILGLIQERTGKILFFNAEHPWPVLYRDGKASFLVSEASTWKLGSPIETKFKVQESSLEEGDVIFIGSDGRDDISLSQDGTNWRMNEDETLFPKIVEENRGDLEYIADRLHTLGIISDDISLIRIGFKEKVSADHPKYALAIGKYSEARRSLQRRDTSKAATLLKEAWMIAPTFKEPARLLGRMYYDEKDYSKAIQWFEKYLSIDSESHNIWFLLSLCYKHTKAFSKAAEAAETVRKSQPHRLANLVNLADSYRLLNDLEKARSILKIAQEVDGNSAMIVRLEDLLRANDGKIQ, from the coding sequence ATGGAAGATAGAAAGGAACTACTGACGGTCAAAATAGCCGCATCGGGACCTATCACGATCAACAGAATCCGATTCGGCCTAGTGATCCTGTTTTTAGGCTCCCTTGCCGCCTCTTGGGCCCAAAGCTCCCTTTTGCAGAATATATCCTATCTGCTCGGAACGATGACACTGGCCGGCTTCGCAGTCTGGAATCTGTTGTCTTTGCGTAGGCAGGGAAGCATTCCTTCCCATATCGGGAAAGCCTCTGTCACTGCGGACGCCGTCATCCTGGGAATAACCATGTTCGTTGCCTCCTGGACGGACAAAGACATGTCTTCGGGCGTGATTCGACAACTCGTACTATATGCCATAAATATGATTTTCATCGTTTATTCGGGACTTTTACTGTCTCCGAATCTCGTAATATGGATCGGTGCAATTTGCGCGAGCTGCCAGGCGATCGTGATTCTGAACAGCGGACTCATGGGTGTGGAATTCACGGAGGACCCGATCAAAGTATTGTCTCCCGGCTACGCCTCCATTTCCGAGCAATCCCTAAAATTGGTGTTCCTCGCCGTCGTGGCCTATATTACGAGAAGTGTGATCGTAATATTCCGTCTGATCGGAGCCGTCGAGGAGGAATATGCAAACACACTGGAAGAAAAGGTGAAAGAGAGAACGAAGGAAGTCACCGGTAAAATGGACGAAATCCAAGCGCTGAAAGTACAGCAGGACGGAGACTATTACCTGACTTCCCTTCTCAGTAAACCCTTGACCACGAACTGGAACACTTCCATCGACGTCACCACCGCCTTTTATATAGAACAAAAAAAGAAGTTCGTATTCAAAAACCGTGAATCGGAATTAGGAGGAGATATTTGCATTACGGGCAATCTTCTCTTCGGGCCGGAGAAAGACAAATGGATCGCATTTCTAAACGGAGATGCAATGGGGAAATCCATGCAAGGTGCAGGAGGGGCGATCGTTCTCGGCACCGCGATGAACAACATCATGGCACGCTCCGCCAGTCATGGAAGAATTTTGGAGATGAGTCCGGAAGATTGGCTTCGTCAGTCCCACCGGGAGTTGGACGATATATTCAGGACGTTCGACGGAATGATGATGGCCTCCGTGATTTTAGGCCTCATTCAGGAAAGGACGGGAAAGATCCTTTTCTTCAACGCGGAACATCCTTGGCCCGTTCTCTACCGGGATGGCAAAGCGTCGTTTCTAGTATCGGAAGCATCCACTTGGAAATTGGGCTCCCCTATCGAAACGAAATTCAAAGTCCAGGAATCTAGTCTGGAGGAAGGAGACGTGATATTTATCGGCTCCGACGGCCGCGACGATATCAGCCTATCGCAGGACGGCACCAACTGGAGGATGAACGAAGACGAAACGTTATTTCCGAAGATCGTAGAGGAGAATAGAGGGGATTTGGAATACATCGCCGATCGTTTGCATACTTTAGGGATTATATCGGACGACATCTCGCTGATTAGAATCGGATTCAAGGAAAAAGTTTCCGCCGATCATCCCAAATACGCATTAGCAATCGGCAAGTATTCTGAGGCAAGGAGAAGCTTACAAAGAAGAGATACGAGCAAAGCCGCCACATTGTTAAAGGAAGCGTGGATGATCGCACCTACGTTCAAAGAGCCCGCCCGACTGCTGGGCAGAATGTACTATGACGAAAAGGACTATTCCAAAGCGATTCAATGGTTTGAAAAATACCTCTCCATCGACTCCGAATCCCACAATATATGGTTCTTGCTTTCCTTATGTTATAAGCATACCAAGGCTTTCTCCAAAGCTGCTGAGGCTGCGGAAACCGTCCGGAAGTCTCAGCCACATCGTCTTGCAAATCTAGTCAACTTAGCCGATAGCTACCGGTTGTTAAACGACCTCGAAAAAGCGAGATCCATATTAAAAATCGCTCAAGAAGTAGACGGAAACAGCGCCATGATAGTCAGATTGGAAGACCTGCTAAGAGCAAACGACGGAAAGATCCAATAA
- a CDS encoding cellulase family glycosylhydrolase produces MKRIQIYIILIGLQCFAGCKPGQSGSPEASFWPWTSALSFGVRSGSQAYSLLQSPHSLDYADTESERIIQIGQKTFNGITDRIFLDGLGREAYFRGFNISGNTKLAQHGFKPFQNTADAEIGFTRLAQTTGTNMIRFLISWEGVHTAVDTIDYSYLDAVIAQMRIAIGKRMYVLIDFHQDLFSRNLFNRNSWYTGNGAPAWIISANSYPTEYCGIICATWSQNNLTNEAIRLAYRNFWNDKTLNTTAGTRTTQEEFVWQLGEAASYLKKNLTAAEFEYVLGIDPFNEPVDGGMEGLTPAQWDNQKLWPFYDKVRQKMNQVGWDTKWVYAEPLVFWNTNAGIVSATGGGHLTTLPGEGFVFNSHFYDAARMSTDLTGIDNATYFTYLDQIRNESRFLQIPVFLSEFGMWIKGIGAKDTPRMISAVYQAMEISDGQQKVKSRYADLYNPLVSGTEWHWDYYRDHHREYMNGNPSKLITSKDAWNSEDYSVVSDYGTTFNMDYHAIQRAYPRKSQGNILSFYYNTVGFDSWNNVFQWGGIRPDPAGPVFFSDRRFAILIWRGRKSDAPTELFLPPHFSLSDIVLISDKRIYNKGIPSTIQSENGEAVLIPDRNRDSGSGNLLILWDDLLDGEDPDSTLHFLIAVDAAGTSYSDAVLSNIQSALKNRVVGSQQSPIYMTGKMTPSGYPSE; encoded by the coding sequence ATGAAGAGAATTCAGATATATATCATCCTGATCGGCCTGCAATGTTTTGCGGGCTGTAAACCCGGGCAATCAGGTTCGCCGGAAGCCTCCTTTTGGCCCTGGACCTCCGCTCTTTCCTTTGGGGTAAGATCCGGATCGCAGGCATATTCTTTACTCCAAAGCCCTCATTCTTTGGATTATGCGGACACGGAATCCGAACGGATCATTCAGATCGGTCAAAAGACTTTCAACGGAATCACGGATCGGATTTTTTTGGACGGGCTCGGGCGTGAGGCGTATTTCCGAGGTTTTAACATATCCGGGAATACGAAATTAGCTCAGCACGGTTTTAAACCGTTTCAGAATACCGCGGATGCGGAGATCGGGTTTACTCGATTGGCCCAGACGACCGGTACGAACATGATCCGCTTCCTGATCAGTTGGGAAGGAGTCCATACTGCCGTGGATACGATCGACTATTCCTATCTGGACGCCGTAATCGCACAGATGCGGATCGCGATCGGAAAGAGAATGTACGTTCTGATCGATTTTCATCAGGACCTTTTCTCTCGTAATCTGTTCAATCGGAATTCCTGGTATACCGGCAACGGAGCCCCGGCATGGATCATCTCGGCGAATTCCTACCCTACGGAATATTGCGGAATCATCTGCGCGACCTGGAGCCAAAACAATCTTACGAACGAAGCGATCCGTTTGGCATATCGGAATTTCTGGAACGACAAAACCCTAAACACTACTGCGGGGACACGCACCACACAAGAGGAGTTCGTCTGGCAACTCGGCGAGGCAGCCTCCTATCTCAAAAAGAATCTTACCGCGGCGGAGTTCGAATACGTTTTGGGAATCGATCCTTTCAACGAACCGGTGGACGGGGGAATGGAAGGACTCACGCCTGCCCAATGGGACAACCAAAAACTCTGGCCTTTTTACGATAAGGTCAGACAGAAAATGAATCAGGTCGGTTGGGATACGAAATGGGTCTACGCGGAACCTTTGGTTTTTTGGAACACGAACGCGGGAATCGTCTCGGCGACCGGAGGAGGCCATTTGACCACCTTGCCTGGCGAAGGATTCGTTTTTAATTCCCATTTCTACGACGCGGCCCGTATGAGCACGGATCTGACCGGAATCGACAACGCGACTTACTTCACATATTTGGACCAGATACGCAACGAATCCAGATTTCTCCAAATCCCGGTTTTTTTAAGCGAATTCGGAATGTGGATAAAAGGAATCGGCGCCAAGGACACTCCTAGAATGATCAGCGCCGTTTATCAGGCTATGGAGATTTCGGACGGACAACAGAAGGTCAAAAGTCGGTATGCTGACCTTTACAACCCGCTCGTATCCGGTACGGAATGGCATTGGGATTACTACCGCGATCACCACCGGGAATACATGAACGGGAACCCCTCCAAATTGATCACTTCGAAAGACGCATGGAACAGCGAAGACTATTCCGTCGTTTCCGACTACGGCACTACCTTTAACATGGATTATCATGCGATCCAACGTGCCTACCCCAGAAAGTCCCAGGGAAACATCTTAAGTTTCTATTATAATACCGTCGGATTCGATTCCTGGAACAACGTGTTTCAATGGGGAGGAATCCGCCCCGATCCTGCAGGCCCGGTTTTCTTTTCGGATAGAAGATTCGCGATCCTGATTTGGAGAGGAAGAAAATCGGATGCGCCCACAGAACTATTTCTTCCGCCGCATTTCTCCTTATCGGATATCGTTTTGATTTCCGATAAGCGGATCTATAACAAGGGGATCCCTTCTACAATTCAAAGCGAAAACGGAGAAGCCGTCCTCATACCGGATAGGAATCGGGACAGCGGCTCTGGAAATCTATTGATCCTATGGGATGACCTTTTAGACGGTGAAGATCCCGATTCTACCCTGCATTTTCTGATTGCGGTCGACGCGGCAGGAACGTCGTACTCGGACGCCGTCCTGTCCAACATTCAGAGTGCGTTAAAAAACAGAGTCGTCGGAAGCCAGCAAAGTCCCATTTATATGACTGGGAAGATGACTCCGAGCGGATATCCTTCGGAGTAA
- a CDS encoding class II aldolase/adducin family protein, with amino-acid sequence MKIPQSPIELQSFLPRLVQEGILKPDGCASVKIGRSVWITPKKSDLNSLGKKKKNGLLELPLQSDQIFPGDVPEESAAHIALYLEHPEWNVIVHSTQENIMTCSMAGTTVRPLLDDMAQIVGPNAKVVQLGSDRKASSKLISAIKRRNAVLLRNSGALCAHGSIDDVHAVCQVLEKTCKAYVDSRILGGGKPVPWLEAEVIRFVYQRKYSKQAEKNR; translated from the coding sequence ATGAAAATTCCGCAAAGCCCGATCGAATTGCAATCGTTTCTTCCCAGATTGGTTCAGGAAGGAATTTTGAAACCGGACGGATGCGCCAGCGTCAAAATCGGACGCAGCGTCTGGATTACGCCGAAGAAGAGCGACCTGAACTCATTAGGAAAAAAGAAGAAGAACGGATTGCTGGAACTACCGTTACAGTCGGATCAGATTTTTCCCGGAGATGTGCCGGAGGAATCCGCAGCTCACATAGCTCTTTACTTGGAGCACCCCGAATGGAACGTAATCGTTCATTCCACTCAGGAAAACATAATGACTTGTTCTATGGCGGGGACGACAGTTCGACCTCTGTTGGACGATATGGCACAGATCGTGGGTCCGAATGCGAAGGTCGTCCAATTGGGTTCCGACCGGAAAGCCTCCTCCAAATTAATATCAGCCATTAAGAGAAGAAACGCAGTATTGTTGCGAAACTCGGGGGCTCTTTGTGCACACGGAAGCATAGACGACGTGCACGCGGTCTGCCAAGTATTGGAAAAGACCTGCAAAGCTTATGTTGATTCCCGGATCCTAGGTGGAGGAAAACCGGTACCGTGGCTGGAGGCGGAAGTGATCCGTTTCGTATACCAAAGAAAATATTCCAAGCAGGCGGAAAAGAATCGTTAA
- a CDS encoding class II aldolase/adducin family protein — MDIDKAKLLVRDAGIRLLKAGLIARSWGNISQRIDEDYFVITPTGRTYEDLRPDEMVQVNRHDLSHIGRIKPSYEKGLHAAAYELRSDIGAVIHTHQLQASVVAAARREVPVLDSEMKKIIGGPVLCTSYSLPGTKKLIKMAIQALDRSGSKAVLLANHGTLCIGKDMTDAFDVAMSLERVCKKFVDQEFVKISGMKKTGTNAVREWYVQNYGVRANA; from the coding sequence ATGGATATCGATAAGGCTAAATTGCTGGTCCGGGATGCCGGAATACGACTGTTAAAGGCGGGATTGATCGCTCGAAGTTGGGGAAATATCAGCCAACGGATCGACGAGGATTATTTCGTAATCACTCCTACGGGAAGAACGTATGAAGACCTGAGACCGGACGAAATGGTACAAGTGAATCGCCACGACCTGAGTCATATCGGAAGGATCAAACCCTCCTATGAAAAGGGGCTTCACGCTGCCGCATACGAACTCAGGTCCGATATCGGCGCAGTGATTCATACCCACCAATTGCAGGCTTCCGTCGTAGCCGCTGCCAGAAGAGAGGTTCCGGTCCTGGATTCCGAGATGAAAAAAATCATAGGTGGCCCTGTACTTTGCACCTCTTATTCCTTACCGGGAACGAAGAAACTTATCAAAATGGCGATCCAAGCATTGGACCGATCCGGAAGCAAAGCGGTTTTGCTCGCAAACCACGGCACGCTATGTATCGGAAAAGATATGACCGATGCGTTCGATGTGGCGATGTCATTGGAACGGGTTTGTAAGAAATTTGTGGACCAAGAATTCGTCAAAATATCCGGGATGAAAAAAACTGGAACGAATGCAGTCAGGGAATGGTACGTCCAAAATTACGGAGTCCGAGCAAACGCATGA
- a CDS encoding aspartate aminotransferase family protein → MATGYAITKYPDTQEVYRQLRKLIGLPIRSIRKDHLQDYLDNYYEKKCVKSKAMIREASEFIPGGVQHNLAFNFPFPLVFTKAEGAYLHDLDGNKYIDFLQGGGPTVLGSNPKSVREKVVQLLKDTGPVTGLFHEYELRLAEKIVEHMPSVQMFRMLGSGTEACMAAIRVARLATKKKNVVKMGGAYHGWSDQLAYGIRIPGTRHFEAHGIPKHVFKYTQEFYPNDLNSLESVLKRNRWRGGTAAVLIEPVGPESGTRPLDMDFNKGVRELCDKYGALLVFDEVVTAFRIGMSGAQGYFGISPDLTVFGKVVAGGYPSAGGLGGKREYMKYLSAGIQTGMKKALIGGTMAANPLSSAAGYYTLVEIEKQKACEKAGKAGDRITAGLKKLIQKYDLPFVAFNQGSICHLETVGTMLLEIDIKKFWKIKRTIQEAHQRKKAMEEMGAAYMAEGLVTLAGSRLYTSASDTDAVIDDALKRFDRVFQKVEGVSAR, encoded by the coding sequence ATGGCCACCGGTTATGCGATCACCAAATACCCAGATACGCAGGAAGTGTATCGACAATTAAGGAAACTGATCGGATTACCGATACGTTCGATTCGCAAAGACCATTTGCAGGATTATCTGGACAATTATTATGAAAAGAAATGCGTAAAGTCCAAAGCGATGATCCGGGAAGCCTCCGAATTCATTCCCGGAGGCGTGCAACACAACCTTGCTTTTAACTTTCCTTTTCCCCTAGTATTTACGAAGGCGGAAGGAGCCTATTTGCATGATCTGGATGGGAACAAATACATAGACTTCCTGCAAGGAGGAGGCCCTACGGTTCTAGGAAGTAACCCGAAATCGGTCCGTGAAAAAGTGGTGCAATTGTTAAAAGACACGGGACCGGTCACCGGCCTATTTCACGAATACGAACTTAGACTCGCTGAAAAAATCGTGGAACACATGCCCTCCGTTCAGATGTTCCGCATGTTAGGATCCGGCACCGAAGCCTGCATGGCGGCGATCCGGGTAGCGCGTCTGGCAACGAAGAAGAAAAACGTAGTCAAGATGGGTGGAGCCTATCACGGCTGGAGCGACCAACTCGCGTATGGAATCCGTATCCCGGGGACGAGACATTTCGAAGCCCACGGAATTCCGAAACACGTCTTCAAATACACCCAAGAGTTTTATCCGAACGATCTGAATTCCTTGGAAAGCGTTCTCAAAAGGAACCGCTGGAGGGGAGGCACTGCTGCAGTACTGATCGAACCTGTAGGGCCCGAAAGTGGGACCCGACCTCTCGATATGGATTTTAACAAAGGAGTCCGGGAGCTTTGCGACAAATACGGGGCATTGCTCGTATTCGACGAGGTCGTGACGGCCTTTAGGATAGGAATGAGCGGAGCCCAAGGCTACTTCGGAATCAGTCCCGATCTGACCGTATTCGGAAAAGTAGTGGCCGGAGGATATCCTTCCGCGGGAGGATTAGGGGGAAAACGGGAATATATGAAATACCTATCGGCCGGAATCCAAACAGGCATGAAGAAAGCCCTGATCGGCGGCACCATGGCCGCGAACCCTCTCAGTTCCGCAGCAGGATATTATACGCTTGTGGAAATCGAAAAGCAGAAAGCCTGCGAAAAAGCGGGCAAAGCCGGAGATAGAATCACCGCGGGTCTGAAAAAATTGATTCAAAAATACGACCTTCCCTTTGTCGCCTTTAACCAGGGATCCATCTGTCATTTGGAAACCGTAGGTACCATGCTTTTAGAAATCGATATTAAGAAATTCTGGAAAATCAAACGTACGATCCAGGAAGCGCACCAACGGAAAAAAGCCATGGAAGAGATGGGAGCCGCTTATATGGCCGAAGGCTTAGTGACTCTTGCGGGAAGCCGATTATATACCAGTGCATCGGATACGGATGCGGTGATCGACGACGCTTTAAAAAGATTCGATCGAGTATTCCAAAAAGTGGAAGGTGTTTCCGCGAGATAG
- a CDS encoding TetR/AcrR family transcriptional regulator, which translates to MPKYYSETFERIPEEKRNRILSVAITEFANRGFTSANTNVIAQKAGISVGSLFKYFETKEDFFLTAVGHGINQLEKTLETVLTEQNDLFGKIESILRIIQTHSRENQDIIRLYNEMTSEGNSDLIRKLSSELETVSAKVYTSLLKNAKKQGIVSKEVDERIFAFCLDNLFMTLQFSYATEYYKERMRIYLGEGMVGNDEKIVQGLMKFIRRALSKD; encoded by the coding sequence ATGCCTAAATATTACAGCGAGACGTTCGAACGCATTCCGGAAGAAAAGAGAAATCGAATCTTGTCCGTAGCGATCACGGAATTCGCAAATCGAGGCTTCACTAGTGCGAACACGAATGTGATCGCTCAAAAAGCCGGAATCAGTGTAGGTTCTCTGTTCAAGTATTTCGAGACCAAAGAGGATTTTTTTCTCACTGCGGTCGGACACGGAATCAATCAGTTGGAAAAGACCTTAGAAACCGTTTTGACCGAACAAAACGATCTGTTCGGAAAAATAGAAAGTATTCTTCGGATCATCCAGACACATTCCCGCGAAAATCAGGATATCATCAGATTGTACAACGAAATGACTTCGGAAGGGAATTCCGATCTGATACGGAAATTGTCCTCGGAGTTGGAAACGGTTTCCGCAAAGGTCTATACTTCCTTGTTGAAGAACGCGAAAAAGCAGGGAATTGTGAGCAAGGAGGTCGATGAAAGGATTTTCGCATTCTGCCTGGATAATCTGTTTATGACCCTGCAATTCTCCTACGCGACGGAATATTATAAAGAAAGAATGAGAATTTATCTCGGGGAAGGAATGGTGGGGAACGACGAAAAGATCGTCCAAGGATTGATGAAGTTCATCCGCCGAGCCCTGTCCAAGGACTGA